The Pan troglodytes isolate AG18354 chromosome 7, NHGRI_mPanTro3-v2.0_pri, whole genome shotgun sequence genome has a window encoding:
- the NEFM gene encoding neurofilament medium polypeptide: protein MSYTLDSLGNPSAYRRVTETRSSFSRVSGSPSSGFRSQSWSRGSPSTVSSSYKRSMLAPRLAYSSAMLSSAESSLDFSQSSSLLNGGSGPGGDYKLSRSNEKEQLQGLNDRFAGYIEKVHYLEQQNKEIEAEIQALRQKQASHAQLGDAYEQEIRELRATLEMVNHEKAQVQLDSDHLEEDIHRLKERFEEEARLRDDTEAAIRALRKDIEEASLVKVELDKKVQSLQDEVAFLRSNHEEEVADLLAQIQASHITVERKDYLKTDISTALKEIRSQLESHSDQNMHQAEEWFKCRYAKLTEAAEQNKEAIRSAKEEIAEYRRQLQSKSIELESVRGTKESLERQLSDIEERHNHDLSSYQDTIQQLENELRGTKWEMARHLREYQDLLNVKMALDIEIAAYRKLLEGEETRFSTFAGSITGPLYTHRPPITISSKIQKTKVEAPKLKVQHKFVEEIIEETKVEDEKSEMEEALTAITEELAVSMKEEKEEAAEEKEEEPEAEEEEVAAKKSPVKATAPEVKEEEGEKEEEEGQEEEEEEDEGVKSDQAEEGGSEKEGSSEKEEGEQEEGETEAEAEGEEAEAKEEKKVEEKSEEVATKEELVADAKVEKPEKAKSPVPKSPVEEKGKSPVPKSPVEEKGKSPVSKSPVEEKGKSPVSKSPVEEKAKSPAPKSPVEEAKSKAEVGKGEQKEEEEKEVKEAPKEEKVEKKEEKPKDVPEKKKAESPVKEEAVAEVVTITKSVKVHLEKETKEEGKPLQQEKEKEKAGGEGGSEEEGSDKGAKGSRKEDIAVNGEVEGKEEVEQETKEKGSGREEEKGVVTNGLDLSPADEKKGGDKSEEKVVVTKTVEKITSEGGDGATKYITKSVTVTQKVEEHEETFEEKLVSTKKVEKVTSHAIVKEVTQSD from the exons ATGAGCTACACGTTGGACTCGCTGGGCAACCCGTCCGCCTACCGGCGGGTAACCGAGACCCGCTCGAGCTTCAGCCGCGTCAGCGGCTCCCCGTCCAGCGGCTTCCGCTCGCAGTCGTGGTCCCGCGGCTCGCCCAGCACCGTGTCCTCCTCCTATAAGCGCAGCATGCTCGCCCCGCGCCTCGCTTACAGCTCGGCCATGCTCAGCTCCGCCGAGAGCAGCCTTGACTTCAGCCAGTCCTCGTCCCTGCTCAACGGCGGCTCCGGACCCGGCGGCGACTACAAGCTGTCCCGCTCCAACGAGAAggagcagctgcaggggctgAACGACCGCTTCGCCGGCTACATAGAGAAGGTGCACTACCTGGAGCAGCAGAATAAGGAGATTGAGGCGGAGATCCAGGCGCTGCGGCAGAAGCAGGCCTCGCACGCCCAGCTGGGCGACGCGTACGAGCAGGAGATCCGCGAGCTGCGCGCCACCCTGGAGATGGTGAACCACGAGAAGGCTCAGGTGCAGCTGGACTCGGACCACCTGGAGGAAGACATCCACCGGCTCAAGGAGCGCTTCGAGGAGGAGGCGCGGTTGCGCGACGACACTGAGGCGGCCATCCGCGCGCTGCGCAAAGACATCGAGGAGGCTTCGCTGGTCAAGGTGGAGCTGGACAAGAAGGTGCAGTCGCTGCAGGATGAGGTGGCCTTCCTGCGGAGCAACCACGAGGAGGAGGTGGCCGACCTTCTGGCCCAGATCCAGGCATCGCACATCACGGTGGAGCGCAAAGACTACCTGAAGACAGACATCTCGACGGCGCTGAAGGAAATCCGCTCCCAGCTCGAAAGCCACTCAGACCAGAATATGCACCAGGCCGAAGAGTGGTTCAAATGCCGCTACGCCAAGCTCACCGAGGCGGCTGAGCAGAACAAGGAGGCCATCCGCTCCGCCAAGGAAGAGATCGCCGAGTACCGGCGCCAGCTGCAGTCCAAGAGCATCGAGCTAGAGTCGGTGCGCGGCACCAAGGAGTCCCTGGAGCGGCAGCTCAGCGACATCGAGGAGCGCCACAACCACGACCTCAGCAGCTACCAG GACACCATCCAGCAGCTGGAAAATGAGCTTCGGGGCACAAAGTGGGAAATGGCTCGTCATTTGCGCGAATACCAGGACCTCCTCAACGTCAAGATGGCTCTGGATATAGAAATCGCTGCGTACAG AAAACTCCTGGAGGGTGAAGAGACTAGATTTAGCACATTTGCAGGAAGCATCACTGGGCCACTGTATACACACCGACCCCCAATCACAATATCCAGTAAGATTCAGAAAACCAAGGTGGAAGCTCCCAAGCTTAAGGTCCAACACAAATTTGTCGAGGAGATCATAGAGGAAACCAAAGTGGAGGATGAGAAGTCAGAAATGGAAGAGGCCCTGACAGCCATTACAGAGGAATTGGCCGTTTCcatgaaggaagagaaggaagaagcagcagaagaaaaggaagaggaacccgaagctgaagaagaagaagtagCTGCCAAAAAGTCTCCAGTGAAAGCAACTGCACCTGAAGTtaaagaagaggaaggggaaaaggaggaagaagaaggccaggaagaagaggaggaagaagatgagGGAGTTAAGTCAGACCAAGCCGAAGAGGGAGGATCCGAGAAGGAAGGCTCTAGTGAAAAAGAGGAAGGTGAGcaggaagaaggagaaacagaAGCTGAAGCTGAAGGAGAGGAAGCCGAAgctaaagaggaaaagaaagtggAGGAAAAGAGTGAGGAAGTGGCTACCAAGGAGGAGCTGGTGGCAGATGCCAAGGTGGAAAAGCCAGAAAAAGCCAAGTCTCCTGTGCCAAAATCACCAGTGGAAGAGAAAGGCAAGTCTCCTGTGCCAAAGTCACCAGTGGAAGAGAAAGGCAAGTCTCCTGTGTCAAAATCACCAGTGGAAGAGAAAGGCAAGTCTCCTGTGTCAAAATCACCAGTGGAAGAGAAAGCCAAATCTCCTGCGCCAAAATCACCAGTGGAAGAGGCGAAGTCAAAAGCAGAAGTGGGGAAAGGTgaacagaaagaagaagaagaaaaggaagtcaaGGAAGCTCCCAAGGaagagaaggtagagaaaaaggaagagaaaccaAAGGATGTGCCAGAGAAGAAGAAAGCTGAGTCCCCTGTAAAGGAGGAAGCTGTGGCGGAGGTGGTCACCATCACCAAATCGGTAAAGGTTCACTTGGAGAAAGAGACCAAAGAAGAGGGGAAGCCActgcagcaggagaaagagaaggagaaagcgggaggagagggaggaagtgaggaggaAGGGAGTGATAAAGGTGCCAAGGGATCCAGGAAGGAAGACATAGCTGTCAATGGGGAGGtagaaggaaaagaggaggtAGAGCAGGAGACCAAGGAAAAAGGCagtgggagggaagaggagaaaggcGTTGTCACCAATGGCCTAGACTTGAGCCCAGCAGATGAAAAGAAGGGGGGTGATAAAAGTGAAGAGAAAGTGGTGGTGACCAAAACGGTAGAAAAAATCACCAGTGAGGGGGGAGATGGTGCTACCAAATACATCACTAAATCTGTAACCGTCACTCAAAAGGTTGAAGAGCATGAAGAGACCTTTGAGGAGAAACTAGTGTCTActaaaaaggtagaaaaagtcACTTCACACGCCATAGTAAAGGAAGTCACCCAGAGTGACTAA